The Vigna radiata var. radiata cultivar VC1973A unplaced genomic scaffold, Vradiata_ver6 scaffold_425, whole genome shotgun sequence genome has a window encoding:
- the LOC106779121 gene encoding F-box protein At2g27310, translating into MPPMDATSSSSSDITTLHPDIIRSHILNRLDGPTLASASSSTLHLRRLCSDHNLWRTICAATWPSLNQPHASALIDTFPAAHRSVFSDSFPSIQYSPPPNPIPPRLSPEFVSAVDLYYKGRPVFSRVITTETHKGWFLSSPLWVDLLDPNEVVPTPLIFAKCDEESSWLAHLEENLGLSWIVIDPTRKRAANLSSRRPVAARRHWLTGDLEVIFAVTMETVQWVIRVTCCGKAGGAMHVREASLTMEDTEGRHVTGRDSFVILQDAVENGERRKPDPEEAKARFDKFCRLKREIRERKLRRDSAMDTVAMLVSFTIFVSLFWFMVFGF; encoded by the coding sequence ATGCCACCCATGGACgccacttcttcttcttcttctgacATCACCACTCTCCACCCCGACATCATTCGATCCCACATCCTTAATCGCCTCGACGGCCCCACCCTCGCCTCCGCATCCTCCTCCACTCTCCACCTCCGCCGTCTCTGCTCCGATCACAACCTCTGGCGGACCATCTGCGCCGCCACCTGGCCCTCTCTCAACCAACCCCACGCATCTGCCCTCATCGATACCTTCCCCGCCGCCCACCGCTCTGTCTTTTCCGACTCCTTTCCCTCCATCCAATACTCCCCTCCTCCCAACCCCATCCCACCGCGGTTGTCGCCGGAGTTTGTATCCGCCGTGGACCTCTACTACAAGGGCAGACCCGTCTTTTCGCGTGTCATCACGACCGAAACCCACAAGGGTTGGTTCCTCTCCTCCCCGCTCTGGGTGGACCTCCTCGACCCCAACGAGGTGGTCCCCACTCCCTTGATATTCGCGAAGTGCGATGAGGAATCTTCGTGGCTGGCACACCTGGAGGAGAATCTGGGGCTGAGCTGGATCGTCATCGACCCGACGCGGAAGCGTGCGGCGAACCTCTCCAGCCGGCGGCCGGTGGCGGCGCGGCGGCACTGGCTGACGGGGGATCTGGAGGTTATTTTCGCGGTGACCATGGAGACGGTCCAGTGGGTTATCAGGGTCACGTGCTGCGGGAAGGCCGGGGGCGCTATGCACGTGAGGGAGGCGAGTCTGACGATGGAGGACACGGAAGGGAGACACGTGACCGGCAGGGACAGCTTCGTGATTTTACAAGATGCCGTGGAGAACGGCGAGCGACGAAAACCCGATCCCGAAGAAGCCAAAGCAAGGTTCGATAAATTCTGCCGCTTGAAGAGAGAGATCAGAGAGAGAAAACTACGGAGAGACAGTGCAATGGACACGGTTGCCATGTTGGTCTCTTTCACCATTTTCGTTTCCCTCTTTTGGTTCATGGTCTTTGGTTTTTGA
- the LOC106779122 gene encoding dynein regulatory complex subunit 3 — MTRLNVEQVLKDNNASDPSSVTTLHLTYKALSDITCLANFIKLEKLDLKLNNLTSLEGLRSCANLKWLSVVENKLESLEGIQGLTKLTVLNAGKNKLKSIDQVASVVSLRALILNENNISSICKLDQLKELNTLVLSKNPIHKIGDALLKVKSITKLSLSHCQLQGIDTSLKSCVELSELRLAHNEIKSLPDELKFNSKLRNLDVGNNVITRWSEVKVVKLLTNLRNLNLQGNPVATVDKITRKIKKALPRLQIFNARPVDKDTENKQSGVVDGTPDFSVDQTGQNLKDSTEKSARFHTKDKKKYDHLEGPDDLDSERKEGKKRKKTDVSKKEERVIDEGNKAGKKDKADRKKDSLIVTVDPDMENKSTKKKVKKDEKVLDNKGFAPEENVSKVGKKVKKKRKNEEESELDIIDNAEASFAELFKINHAENENHGDEMKAQEKVSKDVKVAGSAVTSFAKPKNAKMQNMESLSFPVADIGNGGPSTWGDE, encoded by the exons ATGACTCGCCTGAACGTCGAACAAGTGTTGAAGGACAACAATGCCTCCGACCCATCTTCCGTCACCACTCTGCATCTCACTTACAAAGCTCTTTCCGAT ATAACCTGCTTGGCCAACTTCATAAAATTGGAAAAGCTTGACCTGAAGCTCAATAACCTCACTTCACTTGAG GGATTGAGATCATGTGCTAATTTGAAGTGGCTATCGGTTGTAGAAAACAAATTAGAAAGCTTGGAAGGGATTCAAGGACTCACTAAGCTCACT GTGCTAAATGCAGGCAAAAATAAGCTTAAATCTATTGATCAGGTTGCTTCAGTTGTTAGTCTCCGAGCTCTGATTTTGAATG AAAATAACATTTCCTCCATTTGCAAATTGGATCAGTTGAAAGAATTGAACACTCTTG TTCTATCAAAAAATCCTATCCATAAAATTGGTGATGCTCTGCTGAAGGTGAAATCTATCACGAAG CTTTCCCTCTCTCATTGCCAGCTTCAGGGTATTGACACCTCACTCAAGTCTTGTGTTGAGTTGAGTGAACTCCGCCTTGCTCACAATGAGATCAAG TCTCTTCCTGATGAATTAAAGTTCAATTCAAAGCTCCGGAACTTAGATGTGGGGAATAATGTGATCACGAGGTGGTCCGAAGTAAAG GTGGTCAAACTGCTCACAAATTTGAGAAATCTTAATCTACAAGGAAATCCTGTTGCTACTGTTGATAAAATTACCAGAAAG ATTAAGAAGGCACTGCCAAGACTACAGATATTCAATGCTAGACCAGTCGATAAAGATACTGAGAATAAGCAAAGTGGGGTAGTTGATGGAACTCCTGATTTTTCAGTAGATCAGACAGGTCAAAATTTGAAAGACAGCACAGAAAAGAGTGCAAGATTTcatacaaaagataaaaaaaagtatgatcACCTCGAAGGCCCAGATGATCTTGACTCGGAGAGAAAAGAAGgtaagaaaaggaagaaaactgaTGTATCGAAGAAGGAAGAGAGGGTGATTGATGAGGGAAATAAAGCTGGTAAAAAGGATAAGGCAGATAGAAAGAAAGACAGTCTTATAGTTACTGTTGATCCTGACATGGAGAATAAATCAAccaagaaaaaggtaaaaaaggATGAGAAGGTCTTGGACAACAAGGGTTTTGCTCCTGAGGAGAATGTTTCCAAGGTTGGAAAGAAGGTGAAGAAGAAACGTAAGAATGAGGAAGAAAGTGAACTCGACATTATTGACAATGCAGAAGCTTCATTTGCAGAGCTTTTTAAAATCAATCATGCAGAAAATGAGAATCATGGTGATGAAATGAAGGCACAGGAGAAAGTGTCTAAGGATGTGAAAGTTGCAGGAAGCGCGGTAACCTCATTTGCCAAACCTAAGAATGCTAAAATGCAGAATATGGAGTCTCTTTCATTTCCAGTAGCAGATATTGGAAATGGAGGGCCATCAACATGGGGTGATGAGTGA